The genomic stretch GCCGGTAGCCGACGCGAGTGGGCTTGCCCGTCTCGGGGTCGACCACGGCGACGTTGGAGATGTGGATAGCAGCCTCAGACTCCACGATGCCGCCCTCGGTGCTGCCGAACTGGCCGGCACGGAGGTGACGCTTGACGCGGTTGACGCCCTCGACGAGGACGCGCTCCTTGGCGGGCATGACCTGCAGGACCTTGCCCTGCTTGCCCTTGTCTTTGCCGGTGAGGACCTGGACGAGGTCGTCCTTCTTGATCTTGGCCATGAGTCAGAGCACCTCCGGAGCGAGCGAGACGATCTTCATGAACTTCTTCTCGCGCAGCTCTCGACCCACGGGCCCGAAGATACGGGTACCGCGCGGTTCGGGAGTCTCACCCTTAAGAATCACAGCAGCGTTCTCATCGAAGCTGATGTAGGACCCGTCGTTGCGACGGATCTTCTTCTTGGTGCGCACGACAACAGCCTTGATGACGTCGCCCTTCTTGACGTTTCCGCCCGGAATTGCGTCCTTGACGGTGGCGACGAATGTGTCGCCGATACCTGCATAGCGGCGTCCCGATCCACCGAGGACCCGGATGACAAGGACTTCCTTGGCACCGGTGTTGTCGGCGATCTTGAGCCGCGATTCCTGTTGAATCACTTGTTCTCTCCTGTCGTCTCACTGGTTCTCGCAGTCGTGCCGAGCCTTGTGGAACTTCTAGCCTGAGCCGGGGCACCGTCGGCGGCGATCATGCCGTCGAGCGCCTCGGCTTAGATGACAAGTCCCCTGGCCGCTTACCCACACACTCTCCATCCCTGTCGGGACGGGCAGATGAATGCATGGCCGAGGCGGCGTTTCCCGGGACCCCGCGGGGCCCTTTCGGGGACATGCGCTGTCCTTTGAGGTGGATAGCCTCATCGATAAGGGCGCACAGCCTCAATATCTTACACGAGATGCACCAAGGGCCCAACTCCCACACCGGTGAGGTGTGGGCGTCGGGCCCTTGGAGGACGCAGAATGCCGTGTTCCGCGATCAGCCTCGGAGCGTGCCGGGCTGATCGCGGAACACGAGGATCACTCTGCCTTTTCGAGGATCTCGGCCAGCCGCCAGCGCTTGGCTGCCGAGAGCGGGCGGGTCTCGGAGATCAACACGGTGTCCCCCACGCCTGCCTGCTCGTTCTCATCGTGTGCCATGAACTTCTTGTGCCGCTTCATGATCTTGCCGTACAGGCCGTGCTTACGACGGTCCTCGACCTCGACGACGATGGTTTTGTTCATCTTGTCGGAGACGACGACGCCGCGCAGGGTCTTACGGTCATTGCGGGTCTCTGCAGTTGCTTCGCTCATGCTCAGTCCTCAGTCTTCTTCTCGTTCTGCTCATCAGCCGAATCCGAGGAGTCCGCGGCGGCATCGACATTCTCACGAATGCCCAGCTCACGTTCACGCACCACGGTGTAGATCCGGGCGATGTCGCGCTTGATGTCCTTGAGCCGGCTGGAGCTCTCCAGCTGGCCGGTCGCGGACTGGAAGCGGAGGTTGAACAGCTCTTCCTTGGAAGAGCGCAGCGCCTCTGCCAGGGCTGCTGAGTCCATCTCTGCGAGCTTCTCAACGGTCAGCTCTTTGGTTCCAACTGCCATTGTCACTCACCACTCTCTCGGCTGATCACGCGTGCCCTCATGGGCAGCTTGTGGATTGCCAGGCGGAGCGCCTCTTTGGCGACTTCCTCCGTGACACCGGACAGCTCGAACATGACGCGTCCGGGCTTGACGTTGGCGATCCACCACTCCGGGGAACCCTTACCGGAGCCCATGCGGACCTCGGCAGGCTTCTTGGTGAGCGGCTGGTCCGGGTAGATGTTGATCCAGACCTTGCCGCCGCGCTTGATGTGGCGGGTCATGGCGATACGCGCAGATTCGATCTGGCGGTTCGTCACGTAGGCGGGGTCAAGGGCCTGGATGCCGTACTCGCCGAAGGCGAGCTCGGTTCCACCCTTGGCCCGGCCGCGGCGCTTGGGCCGGTGCGGCTTGCGGTACTTGACTCGGCGGGGCATCAACATCAGTTCTGCCCTCCTTCCGCTGCAGCTGAGGCTTCGGCAGGCGCCTGGGCGCCAGCCTCGCGACCGCGGCCCGGACCACGACGACGGCGCTCTTCGCCTCCGCCACGGGGTCCACCGCGACCGCCGCGTGCTCCACCGCGGCCAGAAGGCTGTGCAGCCTGCTGCGCGGCGAGCTCCTTGGCGGTCAGATCGCCCTTGTAGACCCAGACCTTCACGCCGATGCGGCCGAAGGTGGTCTTGGCCTCGTGCTTGCCGAAGTCGATGTTCGCGCGCAGGGTGTGCAGCGGAACGCGACCTTCGCGGTAGAACTCGGAGCGGGACATCTCTGCACCGCCGAGGCGGCCGGCGCACTGGATACGGATACCCTTTGCGCCCGAACGCATCGCCGAGGTGATGGCCTTCTTCATCGCGCGGCGGAACGCCACACGAGCTGCGAGCTGCTCGGCCACACCCTGGGCAACCAGCTGAGCATCGGTCTCGGGGCTCTTGACCTCGAGGATGTTCAGCTGGATCTGCTTGGCGGTGAGCTTCTCCAGCTCGCTGCGGATCCGGTCCGCCTCGGCGCCGCGGCGACCGATGACGATGCCTGGGCGTGCCGTGTGGATGTCCACACGGACCCGATCGCGGGTGCGCTCGATCTCAACCTTCGAGATGCCGGCGCGCTCCACGGTCTTGGCCAGGAGTTCACGAATCTGGACATCCTCTTTCACGAAGTCCTTGTAACGCTGACCGGCCTTGGTCGAGTCGGCGTACCAGTGCGAAACGTGGTCAGTGGTGATGCCCAGACGGAAACCATTGGGGTTGATCTTCTGTCCCACTACTGATCCCCACCTTTCTCTTCGGCGCCGACCACGATCGTGACGTGGCTGGTGCGCTTGTTGATGCGGAACGCCCGGCCCTGAGCCCGGGGACGGAACCGCTTCATGGTCGGACCTTCGTCGACGCGTGCCTCGGTGATGAAGAAGGCGTCCTCGTTAAAGGCGACTCCTTCCTTGTCTGCGTGCTGGCGAGCGTTCGCCAGCGCAGAAGCGACCACCTTGGCCACCGGCTCTGTAGCGCCCTGGGGGGCGAACTTCAGAATAGCCAGTGCTTCGTTGGCCTGCTTGCCGCGGACAAGGTCGACGACGCGCCGGGCCTTCATAGGCGTCACACGCAGGTAGCGCGCAATTGCCTTGGCTTCCATTGCTTTCCTTCTCTCGTCTTGTGACACGAAGTACAAGCTCACTCATCGCTCCTCGGTAGAGGAAGCGATCAGCGGCGCTTGCCCTTCTTGTCGTCCTTCACATGGCCGCGGAATGTACGCGTCGGAGCGAACTCGCCGAGCTTGTGCCCGACCATCGACTCAGTGATGAACACGGGGATGTGCTTGCGCCCGTCATGCACGGCAACGGTGTGTCCGAGCATGTCGGGGATGATCATGGAACGGCGGGACCATGTCTTGATGACATTCTTGGTGCCCTTTTCGTTCTCAGCGACGACCTTGAGGTACAGGTGCTGATCGACGAAGGGGCCCTTCTTCAAGCTGCGTGGCATGTCTCCAGGCTCCTATCGCTTGTTCTTGGTACGACGGCGACGCACGATGAGCTTGTCGCTTTCCTTGTTCGGACGGCGGGTGCGGCCCTCCGGCTTGCCATTCGGGTTGACCGGATGACGACCACCGGAGGTCTTGCCCTCGCCACCACCGTGCGGGTGGTCCACCGGGTTCATCACGACACCGCGGACGGTGGGACGAACACCCTTCCAGCGCATGCGTCCAGCCTTGCCCCAGTTGATGTTGGACTGCTCGGCGTTGCCGACAGCGCCGATGGTCGCCCGGCAGCGGACGTCGACGTTGCGGACCTCGCCGGAGGGCAGACGCAGCTGGGCGAACTTGCCCTCGCGGGCCACCAGCTGGATGCCGGCTCCTGCGGAGCGGCCCAGCTTGGCGCCGCCTGCAGGACGCAGCTCCACTGCGTGCACCACGGTGCCCAGAGGGATGTTGCGCAGCGGCAGGTTGTTGCCCGGCTTGATGTCGGCGTTGGCGCCGGACTCCACGGCTGCACCCTGCTCCAGCTTGGCCGGGGCCAGGATGTAGCGCTTGGTGCCGTCGATGAAGTGCAGCAGGGCGATGCGTGCGGTGCGGTTCGGGTCGTACTCGATATGAGCGACCTTTGCCGGCACGCCGTCCTTGTCTGCACGGCGGAAATCGATCACGCGGTACTGGCGCTTGTGGCCACCACCCTTGTGACGTGTGGTGATCTTGCCCGAGCTGTTTCGGCCGCCGGTCTTGGACAGCGGACGCAGCAGGGACTTCTCCGGGGTGTCCCGGGTGATCTCTGCAAAGTCGGCCACAGACGAGCCGCGCTGGCCCGGTGTGTTCGGCTTGAGGTTACGGATAGCCATATTCTTCTTCCTCGATCAAGTGGTTCCGATCAGCCGTTCAGGCTGCGGATCCTCCGAAGATGTCAATGTTGTAGCCCTCTTTGAGGGTGATGATCGCCCGCTTGGTGCCGGTGCGCGAGCCCCATCCGAACTTGGTGCGCTTGCGCTTGCCAGCCCGGTTGATGGTGTTGACCGAGTTCACACGCACGGAGAAGATCTTCTCCACGGCGTACTTGATCTCGGACTTCGTGGCCCGGGGGTCCACCAGGAAGGTGAACTTGCCCTCATCGATCAGGCTGTAGGACTTCTCCGAGACGACGGGTGCGATGACGACGTCGCGCGGGTCCTTGCTAGTCAGGACGCTCACTTGGTCTCCTCCTTCGCAGTGCCCTGGGCCAGGAAGGCGTCATAGCCGGCCTGCGTGAACACGATGTCATCGGAGACGATGACATCGTAGGTGTTCAGCTGATCGGCGTACAGGGTGTGGACGTGCGGCAGGTTGCGAGTCGAGAGCGCGGCGACGTCGTCGCTGCGGTCGATCACGACCAGCCAGTTGCGGTTCGCGCCGCCGAGACCGGCCAGCGCAGCCTTGGCCGCCTTGGTCGAGGCCTGGCCGGTGACCAGGGAGTCCACGACGACGATGCGGTCGTTGCGTGCCCGGTCCGAGAGGGCTCCGCGCAGGGCGGCGGCCTTCATCTTCTTGGGCGTGCGCTGGGAGTAGTCACGCGGAGTCGGGCCGTGGACGATGCCACCGCCGATCATGTGCGGACCGCGCATGGAACCCTGACGGGCACGGCCGGTGCCCTTCTGCCGGAACGGCTTGGCGCCGGTGCCGGAGACCTCTGAACGAGTCTTGGTCTTGTGGGTGCCCTGGCGTGCCGCAGCGCGCTGCGCGACGACCACCTGGTGGATCAGCGCGACATTGGTCTTGGCGTCGAATACCTCGGCGGGGAAGTCGACGGAAACCTTGTTAGCCATGTGGATCATGCTCCCTTCACTGCGGTGCGGACCAGGACGACCTGGCCGCGAGCACCCGGAAGGGCGCCCTTGATCAGCAGCAGGTTCTTCTCGGGGTCCACGGCGTGGACGGTCAGGTTATGGGTGGTCTGGCGGACGCCGCCCATCCGACCTGCCATGCGCAGACCCTTGAAGACGCGACCCGGGGTGGATGCGCCGCCGATGGAGCCTGGCTTGCGGTGGTTCTTGTGGGCACCGTGCGAGGCACCCACGCCGCCGAAGCCGTGACGCTTCATGACACCGGCAAAGCCCTTGCCCTTGGTCTTGCCGATGACATCGACCTTCTGGCCGGTCTCGAAAGACTCGACGGTGAGGTCCTGTCCGAGTTCGTAGGACCCGGAGTCACCGGTGCGGATCTCCACCACGTGGCGGCGCGGGGTCACGCCTGCCTTCTCGAAGTGACCTGCCAGCGGCTTGGTCACCTTGCGGGGATCGATGCGTCCGAAACCGATCTGGACGGAGTTGTAGCCGTCGCTGTCGGTGGTGCGGACCTGGGTCACGACGTTGGAGTCGGCCTGGACAACAGTGACTGGGATGAGAACGTTGTTCTCGTCCCAGACCTGGGTCATGCCGAGCTTCGTGCCCAGCAGTCCCTTGACGTTCAGTTCAACGCGGGAAATATTGGTCATAGTGTTCTCAGCACCTCCCTGCTAGAGCTTGATCTCGATATTGACGTCTGCAGGCAGGTCGAGTCGCATCAGGGAATCGACGGCCTTGGGCGTCGGATCCACGATGTCGATCAGGCGCTTGTGGGTGCGCATCTCGAAGTGCTCGCGAGAGTCCTTGTACTTATGGGGAGAACGGATCACGGCGTACACGTTCTTCTCGGTGGGCAGCGGCACTGGGCCGACAACCGTTGCACCAGCACGTGTGACCGTGTCGACGATCTTCCGGGCCGAGGTGTCGATGACTTCGTGGTCATACGACTTCAGCCGGATGCGGATTTTCTGTCCCGCCATGCGTTGAGCCTCTTTCTGGTGTTCTGACATTCGTCTTACGTCGCAGCCCAAGACCGGGACGGAGCCATGGGGCTCCCAGAGAGGCATTCAGCGCTGGCCCCTGGTGGGGCGCAGGCGGTACTGACCTTCTGCAGTTATGGGCTGCGCAGCCGCGACACGATCTGCTCGATCTCCCGAGCCTGACGATGAGGCAGCAGCTGCACGACCCGCTCAGTCCGAATCCGTGCCTGCGAATCCTGCATGACACAGGAGTCGACGGGTTCCTCGGGCTGACGGGCTACCGACCCCCGCGGTCGGGCGTGTCGCTTATATGAGCAGGATTCCTGCGCACAGCGAAACACATCGCGAGGTGTCGGATGGTAAGTTTCGGTATTCGCTCCACACGGTGGACCCGAGGGCACACCGGGGCATAGCGCCCGTGAGCAACCTGTCTATTCTCACACAGATCCCCGACCATGACAAACAGAAGACCCCGGTGGCCTCAGCCACCGGGGTCTTCTGTTCATCGCACTGCGCTGCGGGGCTTCTCAGCCCTGCGGCGCTGCTCTGAGGTTGGTGATTACTTCAGGATCTTCACAACTCGACCCGAACCAACGGTGCGTCCACCCTCGCGGATGGCGAAGCCGAGGCCGTCTTCCATCGCGATCTCCTGGATGAGCTCCACGGTCATCTCGGTGTTGTCTCCGGGCATGACCATCTCGGTGCCCTCGGGCAGCGAGATGACGCCGGTGACGTCGGTGGTCCGGAAGTAGAACTGCGGACGGTAGTTGGTGTAGAAGGGGTTGTGGCGACCGCCCTCATCCTTGGAGAGGATGTAGACGTTGGCCTCGAACTGGGTGTGCGGGGTGATGGAGCCGGGAGCTGCCACAACCTGGCCGCGCTCGACGTCATCGCGCTTGAGACCGCGCAGCAGCAGGCCACAGTTCTCGCCGGCCCATGCCTCGTCGAGCTGCTTGTGGAACATCTCGATGCCGGTCACCGTGGTCTTCTGCTTGGCACGGATGCCGAGGATCTCGACCTCGGAGTTGATCTTCAGCGTGCCGCGCTCGGCGCGACCGGTGACCACGGTGCCGCGACCGGTGATCGTGAAGACGTCCTCGATGGGCATCAGGAACGGCTTGTCCTTATCGCGCTCCGGCTCGGGGATGAAGCTGTCCACAGCCTCCATCAGGTCCTCGACGGTCTTGACCCACTCGGCGTCGCCCTCGAGAGCCTTGAGGCCCGAGGTGCGGATGACCGGTGCGTTGTCGCCGTCGTAGCCCTGGGAGTCGAGGAGCTCGCGCACCTCCATCTCGACCAGGTCCAGGAGCTCTTCGTCCTCGACCATGTCGGACTTGTTCAGTGCGACCAGCAGCGAGGGGACGCCGACCTGGCGTGCCAGCAGGACGTGCTCGCGGGTCTGTGCCATCGGGCCGTCGGTGGCGGCGACGACCAGGATCGCGCCGTCCATCTGGGCGGCACCGGTGATCATGTTCTTCACGTAGTCAGCGTGACCGGGGGCGTCCACGTGTGCATAGTGGCGCTTGTCGGTCTGGTACTCCACGTGGGAGACGTTGATCGTGATGCCGCGCTCGCGCTCCTCGGGAGCGTTGTCGATCGAGGCGAAGTCACGGCCCTGGTTGAGGTCCGGGAACTTGTCCGCCAGGACCTTGGAGATCGCGGCGGTCAGGGTGGTCTTGCCATGGTCGACGTGACCGATGGTGCCGATGTTAAGGTGCGGCTTGTTACGCTCGAACTTTGCCTTGGCCACAGGTTCCTCCTATAGAACTTGTTCAGGTAAGAAGACTTACTCCAGCCGCACTGTCAACGAGGCTGAAACTCATGCAAGTCTACTAATCGCTAGGTATTTGGTGAAATTCTCTGCAATGGTGCTGGGTGAGGAGCGGCGGAGGTCACTGGAGACCTCGCATCCTCGCGGCGCTGGGCCCGCCTGGGTCCGGCCGGCCCCGGGTCCGCCGCGCGGCGGCGACGAACCCGGGGAGCCGAAGCGGGATCAGGCGCCGCGGTTCTTCTCGATGATCTCTTCTGCCACGGCCTTCGGAACCTCCGCGTAGGAGTGGAAGGACATGGTGAAGACTGCGCGGCCCTGAGTGCGCGAGCGCAGCTCACCGATGTAGCCGAACATCTCCGAGAGCGGCACGAGTGCCTTGATGACCTTCACGCCCGCCGCGTCATCCATGGACTGGATCTGTCCGCGGCGGGAGTTCAGGTCGCCGATGACCTCGCCCATGTACTCCTCGGGAGTACGGACCTCGACCGACATCATCGGCTCGAGCAGCACCGGGCTGGCGCGGCGTGCGCCCTCCTTGAACACCTGGGAGCCTGCGAGCTTGAACGCCATCTCCGAGGAGTCCACGTCATGGTAGGCGCCGTCGACCAGTTCGGCCTTGACACCGACCATCGGGTAGCCGGCGAGCACGCCGAGCCCCATGGCGTCCTGGATGCCTGCATCCACCGAGGGGATGTACTCGCGGGGGATGCGGCCACCGGTCACCAGGTTGGCGAATTCGTACATCTCGCCGTCGGAGGTGTCCAGGGGCTCGAAGTTCATCAGCACCTTGGCGAACTGACCCGAACCACCGGTCTGCTTCTTGTGCGTGTAGTCGACCTTCTCCACACGCTTCTTGATGGTCTCGCGGTAGGCCACCTGGGGCTTGCCCACGTTGGCCTCGACGTTGAACTCACGCCGCATGCGGTCCACCAGGATGTCCAGGTGCAGCTCACCCATGCCGCCGATCTCGGTCTGGCCGGTCTCGTCGTTCTGGGTGACGGTGAAGGTCGGGTCCTCGGCGGCCAGCTTCTGGATCGCCGTGGAGAGCTTCTCCTGGTCGCTCTTGGACTTCGGCTCGATGGCCACGGAGATCACGGGCTCCGGGAAGGTCATCGACTCGAGCACGATCTGGTCGTTCGGGTCGCACAGGGTGTCACCGGTGGTGGTGTCCTTGAGTCCGATGACCGCGTAGATGTGCCCGGCCTGGATCTCGTCGACCGGGTTCTCCTTGTTGGCGTGCATCTGGAAGAGCTTGCCGATGCGCTCCTTCTTGCCCTTCGTGGAGTTCACGATCTGCGCACCCGCGGCGAGCTTGCCGGAGTAGACGCGGATGAAGGTGAGCTGCCCGAAGAACGGGTGGGAGGCGATCTTGAACGCCAGAGCGGAGAACGGCTCGTCCTTGCTCGGGCGACGAGTCAGGATCTCGTCTTCCTTGTTCGGCTTGTGACCTTCCATGGCCTCGACGTCTGCCGGGGTGGGCAGGTAATCGATGACCGCGTCGAGCATCGGCTGGACGCCGCGGTTCTTGAACGCGGAGCCACAGAAGACCGGGTAGGCGGCGGAGGCGACGGTGAGCTTGCGCACACCTTCCTTGAGCTCGTCGTTGGAGATCTCTTCGCCCTCGAGGTACTTGTTCATCAGCACGTCGTCGGCTTCCGCGACCTGCTCGATGAGCGTGTTGCGGTACTCCTCGGCCTGCTCCTGCATCTCCTCGGGGATCTCACGGGTCTCGTACTGAGCACCCATGGTCACATCGCCCTTGGCGTCGCCTGGCCAGACCAGCGCCTTCATCTGGAGCAGGTCCACAACACCGACGAACTCGCTCTCGGAGCCGATCGGCAGCTGCATCACCAGCGGGGTGGCACCGAGGCGGGACTTGATGGTGTCCACGGTGTAGTAGAAGTCAGCGCCGAGCTTGTCCATCTTGTTGACGAAGCAGATGCGCGGGACGTTGTACTTGTCGGCCTGGCGCCAGACAGTCTCGGACTGCGGCTCCACGCCCTCCTTGCCGTCGAAGACTGCGACGGCGCCGTCGAGGACGCGCAGCGCACGCTCCACCTCGACGGTGAAGTCGACGTGGCCGGGAGTGTCGATGATGTTGATCTGGTTGTCGCCCCAGAAGCAGGTCACCGCGGCGGAGGTGATCGTGATGCCGCGCTCTTTCTCCTGCTCCATCCAGTCCGTCGTGGACGCACCGTCGTGGGTTTCACCGATCTTGTGGTTCATACCGGTGTAGAACAGGATGCGTTCGGTTGCGGTGGTCTTACCGGCATCGATGTGGGCCATGATGCCGATGTTGCGGACCTTCTTGAGGTCAGTGAGCACGTCTTGTGCCACGGTGATTCCCCTTTTCTATTACCAGCGGTAGTGGGCGAAGGCCTTGTTGGACTCAGCCATCTTGTGAGTGTCCTCGCGGCGCTTCACAGCAGCACCGAGGCCGTTGGAGGCATCCAGGATCTCGTTCATCAGGCGATCCGTCATCGACTTCTCGCGGCGATCCTTGGAGTAGCCGACGAGCCAGCGCAGGGCCAGCGCGGTCGAGCGACCGGGCTTGACCTCGACCGGGACCTGGTAGGTCGCACCGCCGACGCGGCGGGAGCGGACCTCCAGGGCCGGGCGGACGTTGTCCATGGCCTTCTTCAGGATGGTCACGGAGTCCTCACCGGACTTCTTTGCGACACCATCGAGCGCGCCGTAGACGATGCGCTCTGCGGTGGACTTCTTGCCGTCGACCAGGACCTTGTTGATCAGCTGGGTGACCAGCGGGGATCCGTGGACCGGATCCTGGACGAGAGGGCGCTTGGGTGCGGGTCCCTTACGAGGCATTACTTCTTCTCCTTCTTCGCGCCGTAGCGGGAGCGAGCCTGACCGCGACCCTTGACACCCTGGGTGTCGAGGGCGCCGCGGACGATCTTGTAGCGGACGCCGGGAAGGTCCTTCACACGACCGCCGCGCACGAGCACGATGGAGTGCTCCTGCAGGTTGTGACCCTCGCCCGGGATGTAGGCGGTGACTTCGACGCCGCCGCCCAGGCGCACACGGGCGACCTTGCGCAGTGCGGAGTTCGGCTTCTTCGGGGTCGTGGTGTACACACGGGTGCACACGCCACGACGCATCGGGCTGCCCTGCAGGGCAGGGGTGTTGTTCTTGGTGCGCTTGGGATGACGCCCCTTGCGCACAAGCTGCTGGATAGTAGGCACTATGCGTTCTCCGTACGTGTAGTGAGGGAAGCAGAGCCTGAGGTCTGCCCGCGGTCGAGAGTTCTATACACTGTCCGCGGGCTCTGGTCCCCAGGCGTGCAAAAATGTGGCATGTGTTGCGCACCTTCCCCGCAACCCGGACCGAGTCCCTCTGCCACATCAGAAACAATCAGGTTAACACTACCAGGTGCACCCGCGGAGCGCGAACGCACCCCGGGACGCCGAAGAGGTCCGGGCGAGCATCGCTCCCCCGGACCTCTTCGTGAACCTCAGCCGCCGGACCCCGACCTGCGGATCCGTGCGACCTCAGATGTCAGCTGCGCTCAGCGGAAGTCGACATCGGTGTTGTAGTCGTCGAGCGGGATGGCATGGAACTCGCCGTCGCCCTCGGCTCCTGCGTAGTCGAAGCTCGAGCCGTAGAGGCTCGGGCCGGTGAACAGGCTGGCCTTGGCCTCCTCGGTCGGCTCCACCGTGGACTGGGTGTACCGGTCCAGACCGGTGCCGGCCGGGATCAGCTTGCCGATGATCACGTTCTCCTTCAGGCCCAGCAGCGGGTCGGACTTGCCTTCCATCGCCGCCTGGGTGAGCACCCGGGTGGTCTCCTGGAAGGAGGCCGCCGAGAGCCAGGAATCCGTGGCCAGCGAGGCCTTGGTGATGCCCATCAGCTCGTCGCGCCCCGAGGCCGGCTGCGCACCCTCGGCGACTGCCTTGCGGTTGGCCGCGGTGAAGCGGAACCGGTCGGCAAGCTCGCCCGGGAGCAGATCGGTGCCACCGGAGTCGATGACGGTGATCCGGCGCAGCATCTGCCGGACGATGACCTCCACGTGCTTGTCGTGGATGCCCACGCCCTGGGACTGGTAGACGTCCTGGACCTCGGAGACCAGGAACTTCTGCGCGGCGCGGGGGCCGAGCACACGAAGCACCTGCTTGGGATCCACGGCACCTGCGACCAGCTGCTGACCGACCTCGACGGCTTCACCGTCAGAGACCAGCAGACGCGCACGACGCAGGATCGGGTAGGCGTGCTCCTCGGACCCGTCATCCGGAGTCAGCACCAGGCGGAGCTGCTTCTCGGAATCGTCCAGGTGCACCCGACCAGCGACCTCCGCGATCGGCGCCACACCCTTGGGGGTGCGGGCCTCGAAGAGCTCCTGGATACGGGGCAGACCCTGGGTGATGTCGTCCGCGGAGGCGATGCCGCCGGTGTGGAAGGTACGCATGGTCAGCTGGGTGCCCGGCTCACCGATGGACTGTGCGGCGATGATGCCCACCGCCTCACCGATGTCCACGGTCTGCCCGGTGGCCAGCGAGCGTCCGTAGCAGCGAGTACAGGTACCCACGGCGGACTCACAGGTGAGCACCGAGCGGATCTTGATCTCGCTGATCCCGGCGGCGAAGAGCTCATCGATCAGCACGTCCCCGACGTCGGAGCCTGCCTCTGCGAGCAGGTTGCCCTTGGCGTCGCTGACGTCGACGGCGAGCGTCCGCGCATAGGCGGAGTTCTCGACCTCTTCATGCAGCTTCAGCTCACCGGAGTCATCGGCCACCGCGATGGTGACGGTCAGCCCGCGGGAGGTCCCGCAGTCCGCTTCACGCACGATGACGTCCTGCGAGACATCGACCAGACGACGGGTCAGGTAACCCGAGTTCGCCGTCTTCAACGCCGTGTCCGCCAGGCCCTTGCGGGCGCCGTGGGTGGCGATGAAGTACTCCAGGACCGAGAGGCCCTCCCGGTAGGAGGACTTGATCGGACGCGGGATGATCTCACCCTTCGGGTTGGTCACCAGACCACGGATGCCCGCGATCTGCCGGACCTGAAGCCAGTTGCCTCGGGCACCGGAGGTGACCATCCGGTTGATGTTGTTGTGCTCATCCATGCCGGCCTGCATCGCTGCGGCCACCTCGTCGGTGGCCTTGGTCCAGATCTCGACCAGCTCGGAGTGGCGCTCGTCGTCGCCGATCAGACCCATGTCGTACTGGGACTGGACCTTCGCGGCCTGGTCCTCGTAGACGTCCATGATCTTCTTCTTGTCCATGTTCGAGGTCACGTCGGAGATCGCGACGGTGACACCCGAACGGGTGGACCAGTAGAAGCCGGCGTCCTTGAGGTTGTCCAGGGTGCGCGCGGTGACGATGTTCGGGTAGCGCTCGGCCAGATCGTTGATCAGGGTCGAGAGCTGGCCCTTGTCCGCCACCGAGTCCTGCCAGGGGTAGCCCTCCGGCAGCAGCTGGTTGAAGAGCACCTTGCCCATCGTGGTGGTCAGCGTGGCCGGAGTGCCCGGCTCCCAGCCCTCAGGGGCCGGGACCGCCGCCGAAGGGGTATAGCCCTCCACGGTGATCTTCACGGGCGCGTTGATGTGCAGCTCCCGCAGGTCAAAGGCCATCTGAGCCTCACCGA from Nesterenkonia sandarakina encodes the following:
- the rplX gene encoding 50S ribosomal protein L24 codes for the protein MAKIKKDDLVQVLTGKDKGKQGKVLQVMPAKERVLVEGVNRVKRHLRAGQFGSTEGGIVESEAAIHISNVAVVDPETGKPTRVGYRQETVERDGVSKTVRVRFAKASGKDL
- the rpsS gene encoding 30S ribosomal protein S19, translated to MPRSLKKGPFVDQHLYLKVVAENEKGTKNVIKTWSRRSMIIPDMLGHTVAVHDGRKHIPVFITESMVGHKLGEFAPTRTFRGHVKDDKKGKRR
- the rplP gene encoding 50S ribosomal protein L16, whose amino-acid sequence is MLMPRRVKYRKPHRPKRRGRAKGGTELAFGEYGIQALDPAYVTNRQIESARIAMTRHIKRGGKVWINIYPDQPLTKKPAEVRMGSGKGSPEWWIANVKPGRVMFELSGVTEEVAKEALRLAIHKLPMRARVISRESGE
- the rpmC gene encoding 50S ribosomal protein L29, which gives rise to MAVGTKELTVEKLAEMDSAALAEALRSSKEELFNLRFQSATGQLESSSRLKDIKRDIARIYTVVRERELGIRENVDAAADSSDSADEQNEKKTED
- the rpsC gene encoding 30S ribosomal protein S3; amino-acid sequence: MGQKINPNGFRLGITTDHVSHWYADSTKAGQRYKDFVKEDVQIRELLAKTVERAGISKVEIERTRDRVRVDIHTARPGIVIGRRGAEADRIRSELEKLTAKQIQLNILEVKSPETDAQLVAQGVAEQLAARVAFRRAMKKAITSAMRSGAKGIRIQCAGRLGGAEMSRSEFYREGRVPLHTLRANIDFGKHEAKTTFGRIGVKVWVYKGDLTAKELAAQQAAQPSGRGGARGGRGGPRGGGEERRRRGPGRGREAGAQAPAEASAAAEGGQN
- the rplW gene encoding 50S ribosomal protein L23, with amino-acid sequence MSVLTSKDPRDVVIAPVVSEKSYSLIDEGKFTFLVDPRATKSEIKYAVEKIFSVRVNSVNTINRAGKRKRTKFGWGSRTGTKRAIITLKEGYNIDIFGGSAA
- the rplN gene encoding 50S ribosomal protein L14, with product MIQQESRLKIADNTGAKEVLVIRVLGGSGRRYAGIGDTFVATVKDAIPGGNVKKGDVIKAVVVRTKKKIRRNDGSYISFDENAAVILKGETPEPRGTRIFGPVGRELREKKFMKIVSLAPEVL
- the rplV gene encoding 50S ribosomal protein L22, with the translated sequence MEAKAIARYLRVTPMKARRVVDLVRGKQANEALAILKFAPQGATEPVAKVVASALANARQHADKEGVAFNEDAFFITEARVDEGPTMKRFRPRAQGRAFRINKRTSHVTIVVGAEEKGGDQ
- the rpsQ gene encoding 30S ribosomal protein S17 is translated as MSEATAETRNDRKTLRGVVVSDKMNKTIVVEVEDRRKHGLYGKIMKRHKKFMAHDENEQAGVGDTVLISETRPLSAAKRWRLAEILEKAE
- the rplD gene encoding 50S ribosomal protein L4, with the translated sequence MANKVSVDFPAEVFDAKTNVALIHQVVVAQRAAARQGTHKTKTRSEVSGTGAKPFRQKGTGRARQGSMRGPHMIGGGIVHGPTPRDYSQRTPKKMKAAALRGALSDRARNDRIVVVDSLVTGQASTKAAKAALAGLGGANRNWLVVIDRSDDVAALSTRNLPHVHTLYADQLNTYDVIVSDDIVFTQAGYDAFLAQGTAKEETK
- the rplB gene encoding 50S ribosomal protein L2, which produces MAIRNLKPNTPGQRGSSVADFAEITRDTPEKSLLRPLSKTGGRNSSGKITTRHKGGGHKRQYRVIDFRRADKDGVPAKVAHIEYDPNRTARIALLHFIDGTKRYILAPAKLEQGAAVESGANADIKPGNNLPLRNIPLGTVVHAVELRPAGGAKLGRSAGAGIQLVAREGKFAQLRLPSGEVRNVDVRCRATIGAVGNAEQSNINWGKAGRMRWKGVRPTVRGVVMNPVDHPHGGGEGKTSGGRHPVNPNGKPEGRTRRPNKESDKLIVRRRRTKNKR